The Dioscorea cayenensis subsp. rotundata cultivar TDr96_F1 chromosome 18, TDr96_F1_v2_PseudoChromosome.rev07_lg8_w22 25.fasta, whole genome shotgun sequence genome includes the window TGTATTTCAGTAATCTCTTATTATAATCGATGCGCAAATTTATATGCTTTGCATTTTGACCAAAATCTCACAGTATTAACAGTGTTTAATTAGTTTctgaatttattgtttttgatccACACTAGACCTTGCTGTAAATTTAGATGATAATTTGTTTTGCACTCTAATTTAttagggtttattttttatgtttttttaataaatgtgatcatttttttgttatgtttctCATGTAGTTTGAaagtttcattgaatctgaATAAATTGTTACTGTATGTTTGCTTCTTCACAGGCTATACCCAAAAATACTCCAAAGGTATGCACTTTGAGTGGAATACTGGATTATCAGAAAAGATTTTGATTGTAATTGtccaaaaggtttttttttttaactggcatttttattgtttctttgataaataattaGAGCATGTCTCGATAGATTGGGTTCTCTGATCCTGCTAGTTCAGgtgtttaaacaataaaattgattattatttttttttttattgtcatttCTTTGAAGGAGCTTAGTTTAATGCCTTTGAGATTAATGTGTGGGTATGGGTGTATAAAATCCTTGAGGGGgtgaagaaaaatatagaaatataattGTTAAAGAAGAAATGCTTAACTATCTTTGAGTAAGATGaataatttcttcttccattttttgtgttcattgagtcttgatgtttttaatgtttttagagTTTGAACCATTTAGGTTGTCTTGATGATGTTAATATACAGTTATCAATTTGTGAAACCATGAGCAGCTTTAGAAAATGTctagaaatattatttttaaataaatgtttggCTTTCTATGCTTAAAATGATTATTAATCATTAACAAACGagagaaaaaatttatagaaGAAAGCTTGAGGTGAGTTTGGTTTGTTAAATGGTGACTGAAAGGGTAGATTGTATTGAATATTGAGTGACTATGATGTTGGAATAGTTAGAACCTTGACCAGTTTGTGATATGCTATTTGTTCTTCAAGCTATAGAGGGTACtagttttacttttttttttaatcacttgAGTAAGCTAGAACACTCTTCTATGctgatttgatttaaaaagattaaatcttttaattttttgttttttggagtAATCAGTGGGTGGTAATTTGTTGAGGCACTTTGGGAACAACTTATCTGGGATTTTGGGCAAGCCTTGTGAGACCATTGCACAGCCAAGCTGCAACACTATTTTCTATCAGGTTTGCTATTGTGCTCCATTTCTTGCATTTATCACTCTTGGATTCTATTGTCTATTTTGACTAACAGTTAAGTTTCccaatacattttttttttcctatgttGATGCATGTCTACTAGATTAACTCTTACCTTACCATCTCTGAACTATTTGAAACATTGCTCGATGTTACTATTCTTTGCTCTAGTTCATGATCTCTTGTGTAGAAATTCATATCAGAAACTTGTATCAGATTCATAGAGCTAAAACTCAACAGATTAAGATGGATTTTCCTGATTTTGTTAAGTATTTTGAGGTATATAATGGTCTTTGCTGATATAAGCAAATCTATTTTACACACCATTGTCGGTTGGATTAGTTTATTATTTGATGCCTTCCAATATAAGTCACTTTAGTTTCAATTTGCATTCCCAGTTGCGGATGAGATATTGGAAAATATGTTTTTTCAACAACGTTTCCCTGATTAGAGGGCTAAAATTCCACTTTGGTTTATGGCAGCAACAGCAAAGAACATTCATACAAATGAGGACGAATCTGAAGGTTGTGGACAACTCTGGCGCGAAACGGGTTATGTGCATCCAAGCATTGAAGGGGAGAAAGGGTGCACGACTTGGTGATACCATTATCGCTTCTGTTAAAGAAGCACAACCAAAGGGTAAGGTGAAGAAAGGAGAGGTTGTTTATGGTGTGGTTGTTCGTGCGGCCATGCAGCGTGGTCGCTGTGATGGCAGTGAAATTAAGTTTGATGATAATGCAGTCGTCCTCGTCAACAAGCAGGGAGAGCCTATCGGTACTCGGGTCTTTGGTCCAGTACCCCATGAACTGAGGGAGAAGAAACATGTGAAGATATTAACATTGGCTGAGCACATAGCCTGAGTTATatcatcttttttctttattggacGTCCTCTTTGGTCTTTCTATGTGCTTGGCGAATGAATGTTGTTAACTGAAAATTTTTTCCTGaaagaaaaactgaaaataaaagtagacatttgttttgcatttgttAATGTGTATTACAACTGTCATTTGATTACTGATTTTGCAATGTGTAAAATCACACTATGAAAAgcagtaaattaaaaaaaaaaaaagcagtaaATTTTGATTGGTGCGTGGATCTATGTTATCTTATAATGCAACTGAATgctgattatttaattaaaaaaataaacgaaaataaaataaatctcattTCCATGGATGTCACTTGTGAGCATTTGATGATGCCTAAATGGGTGTGATcattagtaatatatatatagacacatatatattattatatgctAAAAACAATATATCCGTATCTTATTTAACACTTAATAATTTGAAGAACGCGCATTGGACACACTTTTCCTGAtggaaaaaataatgataaaagtgATCCACATAACACCACAGATGGACAAAACTAGTGTCTATTATCTGTATTACATGTAAACCATAATTTCAAGCCAAGTTCTTCCAAAAGACCAGAACGATACAATCCACGAAGCAACATACGAGTTCGCCGTGGTCACAATAAAGTTAAGAAAAATAGATCGAGATTTTCACCAGCAGACAGCAAAAACTTTTAGAATACTAAGTTACAAAGGTTAATACTGCATATCTGAAACTTAGCACAGCAAACAAAGCAAATATCATTGCATTAGTCTTGCTCGTTAGCCAGAACTATTGGACTTGAAAATGGGTGTTGTTCCATCATGACGTATTCATCGCATCTGCGTGATATGAATCCAATTCTTTGTCCAATTGAGCTGCTGATTTCTCGACGGGTTGCTTTCTCTCAAGGCCTCGGCCAAAGCCACGTCCACCACGGCCACGCCAACTCCCATTCCCACGGCCCCTGCCTCGGTATGCTCCACGGCTCCACCTGTTGGTTACATGATTACTTAGTCAGTAATACCCaattgctaaaaaaacaaaactatgaTCCCAGTCTTTGCattgaaaactaaataaatactCACAGAATTTTAAGAATTGGTCCCGTTTGGCATCAATTTGCTAAATTCATTGTCTTGcattaaattatcataatagTCATTAATTTGCTAAATTCATTGTCCTGATTTAACAGTAAATTATCATAAAAGTTCAAACTACCATCCATATCACACTACTGATCAGATGCCTATTATTAGTTCTTATTAGTGGTGTATTCCACATGCTTATTACCACATTCACTAGATGAGCTCCTACTAAGTCAAACATCTATGCAAATGATCTAAAGCTTCTTAGTAGTTGTTGGTTCCCGCGCTCAATAGACCTGTTAGCAACAGGATTATCCCTAGCAATTAGGTATCCCAAATTGTTTCCATAATTATAGCATGCATACACACTAATAGATCAGAAGAGAAAAAAGACAAAGGCAAGGAAATTTGGTATTTCCTTGAGCATATCACATCACActtagaaaacaaaaacaatggttGACAAAATGAAAACACCTACTGCTTCATCATATCACATCACACTTATATTACTTGACTtcaaatctattttttaaagttcCTTACAAGTACAGCATTTTCCTGAGAAATGCATCCATAAACCAATACTGAAAATATATCTAGAAAGGATAGTGGTCATaagggttaaaaaaataaaagctattATCATGTTGCAGGATAGAAACATGAGTATTCTTTCAACGTCAATAACATGCAATGAGAAATTGTTAATTGCACTTCTGCTTCAACTTAAATCACTTGTAAACCTCCTCTAATCTCCTTCAGCATAATTAATATGCCTCACTGGGCCAAAGGAACTTGTTTGAATGTCATATATTCAACTGACTTGTCCAGTAACACAATTTCTCACATGCTTGTGCCCTTGATATGTTTCTCTTATTGTTCATGGTTCACAATAATGAGCTTTACTATCCAACCACTGTCatataacatgaaaaatgaagccTTAAGAATCAATCTGTGTCAATTCCCAAGCTTTTAGCCTTCAAATATATTGTGAATTGCGTTGTTCACATTATGTTCAATTCCTCGTAGAGAAAACAGATATTGATGCTCTTTGACAAATAAGATGGATTAACTGACTTGTTACTTAATTACTCCAAATTTTCCAAATACACCTCAAGTTTCAACAAAATATATTAGAGCC containing:
- the LOC120282807 gene encoding 50S ribosomal protein HLP, mitochondrial-like is translated as MGIGSWLVFYFAFYVFWHVPWLHLYNVFPLTLANPYIQYPGRRRLFTLRCSPPAPDRRLSPTTSASLTVKGYTQKYSKVGGNLLRHFGNNLSGILGKPCETIAQPSCNTIFYQQQQRTFIQMRTNLKVVDNSGAKRVMCIQALKGRKGARLGDTIIASVKEAQPKGKVKKGEVVYGVVVRAAMQRGRCDGSEIKFDDNAVVLVNKQGEPIGTRVFGPVPHELREKKHVKILTLAEHIA